One genomic region from Haloarcula taiwanensis encodes:
- a CDS encoding QacE family quaternary ammonium compound efflux SMR transporter, producing MNPYVLLGAAIASELLGTTALKLSEGFSNPVPSLGVVLGYGAAFYLVSLTLEELPIGVVYGTWAALGIVGVAAIGTVVFDEPVDPVGVVGIALIVAGVYCLNVLSSMAAH from the coding sequence ATGAATCCGTACGTGTTGCTCGGGGCCGCAATCGCCTCGGAGCTACTCGGAACGACCGCGCTCAAGCTCTCAGAGGGGTTCTCGAATCCCGTTCCCAGCCTCGGCGTCGTCCTTGGCTACGGCGCGGCGTTCTACCTCGTCTCGCTGACCTTAGAGGAACTCCCCATCGGCGTCGTCTACGGGACGTGGGCCGCATTGGGTATCGTCGGTGTCGCGGCCATCGGAACCGTCGTGTTCGACGAACCGGTCGACCCGGTTGGTGTCGTCGGGATCGCACTCATCGTCGCCGGCGTCTACTGCCTCAACGTCCTGTCGTCGATGGCCGCCCACTGA
- a CDS encoding TrmB family transcriptional regulator — MTELAELGLSNYEETAYRTLLVTGAVSASDLSDASGVPRGRIYDVLNGLEARGIVQTQPTDPTRYTPVDPETVVDRLLAERTRELASELDRYRSVAASVRADLLPTPPVDSSFWLGSLGSEEMRAAMRRHVRTAREHVRATVGPPYERASWETFQTEVDAFLDGVDNGVRVDLLCSEAVLDVLPESFPDLLADRNAAVRAVPTVGVSFDVIDAAAVTVDVPDPLSPADRLGVVGITDSEVAAAFEARFERLWAEAEPLLGR; from the coding sequence ATGACCGAACTGGCCGAACTCGGGCTCTCGAACTACGAGGAGACGGCGTATCGGACGCTGCTGGTGACCGGTGCGGTGTCCGCGAGCGATCTCTCCGACGCGAGCGGCGTCCCTCGGGGACGGATCTACGACGTCCTCAACGGCCTCGAAGCCCGCGGGATAGTCCAGACCCAGCCGACCGACCCGACGCGGTACACCCCCGTCGACCCGGAGACGGTCGTCGACAGGCTACTCGCGGAGCGGACCCGCGAACTGGCGTCGGAGCTCGATCGGTACCGGTCCGTCGCCGCGTCCGTCAGGGCGGACCTCCTGCCCACACCGCCCGTCGACAGCAGTTTCTGGCTCGGATCGCTCGGAAGCGAGGAGATGCGGGCGGCGATGAGACGGCACGTCAGGACCGCCCGAGAGCACGTCCGGGCGACCGTCGGTCCGCCGTACGAGCGCGCGTCGTGGGAGACGTTCCAGACTGAGGTTGACGCGTTTCTCGACGGCGTGGACAACGGTGTACGGGTCGATCTGCTCTGTAGCGAGGCGGTACTCGACGTGCTTCCCGAGTCGTTCCCCGACCTGCTCGCCGACCGCAACGCGGCGGTCCGGGCGGTGCCGACGGTCGGGGTCTCCTTCGACGTGATCGACGCCGCGGCGGTGACGGTCGACGTTCCGGATCCGCTCTCGCCCGCTGACAGGCTCGGCGTGGTCGGGATCACCGATTCGGAGGTCGCGGCGGCGTTCGAGGCCCGCTTCGAGCGACTGTGGGCCGAGGCGGAGCCGCTGCTGGGGCGGTAA
- a CDS encoding ATPase, with amino-acid sequence MDHDTAGRTSRQILDAVGSAVIADDRFLETVMTGILARGHVLLEDVPGTGKTLTAQSFATALDLSFKRVQFTPDLLPSDITGSNVFNEATGEFDFQPGPVFANVVLADEINRAPPKTQAALLEAMGEKQVTVDGVTHDLPDPFFVIATQNPVEQEGTFGLPEAQRDRFIVKTSMGYPDFGGERELIDRRADRTAQAPSVTSVIDGERLPALQRTVESVTVDGTLRDYVVELGRATREDDRVEVGVSPRGIQRLFEATRAAAVLDGRDYAVPDDVKSVVEEAFAHRLVLTADAGVRGVDPATVVEDVLDRVEVPAVSPGR; translated from the coding sequence ATGGACCACGACACTGCCGGACGAACCAGCCGACAGATTCTCGACGCCGTCGGCAGTGCCGTCATCGCCGACGACCGCTTCCTCGAAACCGTCATGACCGGGATTCTCGCTCGGGGGCACGTCCTGCTGGAAGACGTGCCAGGCACGGGGAAGACGCTCACCGCCCAGTCGTTCGCGACGGCGCTGGACCTCTCTTTCAAGCGGGTGCAGTTCACGCCGGACCTGCTGCCGTCGGACATCACCGGCTCGAACGTGTTCAACGAGGCCACCGGCGAGTTCGACTTCCAGCCCGGCCCCGTCTTCGCCAACGTCGTGCTGGCCGACGAGATCAACCGCGCGCCGCCCAAGACGCAGGCCGCGCTGCTCGAAGCGATGGGCGAGAAGCAGGTGACCGTCGACGGCGTGACCCACGACCTCCCCGACCCGTTCTTCGTCATCGCCACGCAGAACCCCGTCGAACAAGAAGGGACCTTCGGCCTGCCCGAGGCCCAGCGGGACCGCTTCATCGTCAAAACGTCGATGGGCTACCCCGACTTCGGCGGCGAACGCGAACTCATCGACCGGCGGGCAGACCGGACAGCACAGGCTCCGAGCGTCACCAGCGTCATCGACGGCGAGCGCCTGCCGGCGCTCCAGCGGACAGTCGAATCGGTCACCGTCGACGGCACGCTCCGGGACTACGTCGTCGAGCTCGGCCGGGCCACCCGCGAGGACGACCGCGTCGAGGTCGGCGTCTCCCCACGTGGCATCCAGCGGCTGTTCGAGGCTACTCGCGCCGCCGCGGTCCTCGACGGCCGCGACTACGCTGTCCCCGACGACGTCAAGAGCGTCGTCGAGGAGGCGTTCGCCCACCGACTCGTCCTGACCGCCGACGCGGGCGTTCGCGGGGTCGACCCGGCGACCGTCGTCGAGGACGTGCTTGACCGCGTCGAGGTGCCCGCAGTCAGCCCCGGCCGCTGA
- a CDS encoding O-acetyl-L-homoserine sulfhydrolase, with protein sequence MTDDYGFGTRCVHAGQEEPDPATGARAPPIYQTSSYVFEDADTAADRYALDDDGNVYSRFDNPTVRMLESRIASLENAVDAVATGSGMAALDAGTFVLAANGDNIVTASSIYGGTHSYFSKAASRRGIETRFVDTLDPDAYAEAIDEDTAYVHFETIGNPSLVVPPMEEISEVAHDRGVPVFVDNTFGTPALCNPLDHGVDLLWESTTKWIHGSGTTVGGVLVDGGSFPWDEYPEKFPELGGENEAFGKNFSEAFGDRAFSVAARQRALRSLGDGQKPFDAWATLQGAETLSLRMERHCENAMTVAQHLQDHPEVAWVTYPGLESHETHDLAQQYLSGGFGGIVTFGLEDGYDAGRRFCEETDLAQFLANIGDAKTLVIHPASTTHAQLSEAEQRASGVTPDLLRFSVGIEDSADIIADIDEAIERVT encoded by the coding sequence ATGACCGACGACTACGGATTCGGGACGCGCTGTGTCCATGCCGGCCAGGAGGAGCCGGACCCGGCGACGGGGGCACGCGCGCCGCCAATCTATCAGACCTCGTCGTACGTCTTCGAGGACGCCGACACCGCGGCCGACCGGTACGCGCTGGATGACGACGGCAACGTCTACTCGCGGTTCGACAACCCCACTGTCAGGATGCTCGAAAGCCGCATCGCTTCCCTCGAAAACGCCGTCGACGCCGTCGCGACGGGGTCAGGGATGGCCGCGCTCGACGCCGGGACGTTCGTCCTCGCGGCCAACGGCGACAACATCGTGACGGCCTCCTCCATCTACGGCGGCACGCACTCGTACTTCTCGAAGGCCGCCAGTCGGCGGGGCATCGAGACGCGGTTCGTCGACACGCTCGACCCGGACGCCTACGCCGAGGCCATCGACGAGGACACGGCCTACGTCCACTTCGAGACCATCGGCAATCCCTCGCTCGTGGTCCCGCCGATGGAGGAAATATCCGAGGTGGCGCACGACCGCGGCGTGCCCGTCTTCGTCGACAACACGTTCGGGACGCCAGCGCTCTGTAACCCGCTCGACCACGGCGTCGACCTCCTCTGGGAGTCGACGACGAAGTGGATCCACGGCTCCGGGACGACCGTCGGCGGCGTCCTCGTCGACGGCGGTTCGTTCCCCTGGGACGAGTACCCCGAGAAGTTCCCGGAACTGGGCGGCGAGAACGAGGCCTTCGGCAAGAACTTCTCCGAGGCCTTCGGTGACCGCGCGTTCTCCGTCGCTGCCCGCCAGCGCGCCCTCCGCTCGCTGGGCGACGGCCAGAAGCCCTTCGACGCGTGGGCGACGCTCCAGGGTGCTGAGACGCTCTCCCTGCGGATGGAACGCCACTGCGAGAACGCGATGACCGTCGCACAGCACCTTCAGGACCACCCCGAGGTCGCCTGGGTCACCTATCCCGGGCTGGAGAGCCACGAGACCCACGACCTGGCACAGCAGTACCTCTCCGGCGGGTTCGGCGGCATCGTCACCTTCGGGCTGGAGGACGGCTACGACGCCGGCCGACGGTTCTGCGAGGAGACGGACCTCGCCCAGTTCCTCGCCAACATCGGCGACGCGAAGACGCTGGTCATCCACCCCGCCTCGACCACCCACGCCCAGCTCAGCGAGGCGGAACAGCGCGCCAGCGGCGTCACGCCGGACCTCCTCCGGTTCAGCGTCGGCATCGAGGACTCAGCGGACATCATCGCAGACATCGACGAGGCAATCGAACGAGTCACATGA
- a CDS encoding homoserine O-acetyltransferase has translation MNVEHNTLSLGEFEFDCGETIPDLEITYEAYGEFDGDNAVLVCHALTGSAHVAGRDRVDSADQARAWWDDIVGPGKAIDTTEYYVVCANVPGSCYGSTGPKSENPETGEPYGTDFPPVTVTDWTEAQRALLDELGIPHLHAVVGGSVGGMNVIEWAKRHPDHVDRIVPIAAAARLDTQCLSLDAIARRAITTDPNWNQGHYYGEDDEPPSDGLALARQLGHVMYLSKASMERRFGRRAAGRDAVRTFPTDAAGAFFPYRDVESYLDYNAEKFTERFDANSYLYLTRAMDNYDLAAGFESDADALAAFDGDALVMSFTADWHFTTQQAEALADSLREAGANVAHHVIDSDHGHDAFLVEPDNVGPPLADFLAAGVDGNAVTDSVVEDSQESDFAPVHNSLFSR, from the coding sequence ATGAACGTCGAACACAACACCCTCTCGCTGGGCGAGTTCGAGTTCGACTGCGGGGAAACGATTCCTGATCTGGAAATCACATACGAGGCCTACGGGGAGTTCGACGGCGACAACGCGGTGCTGGTCTGTCACGCCCTGACCGGCAGCGCACACGTCGCCGGCCGCGACCGCGTCGACAGCGCCGACCAGGCCCGCGCCTGGTGGGACGACATCGTCGGGCCGGGCAAGGCCATCGACACCACGGAGTACTACGTCGTCTGTGCGAACGTCCCGGGCTCGTGCTACGGCTCGACGGGCCCGAAAAGCGAGAACCCGGAGACGGGCGAGCCCTACGGCACGGACTTCCCGCCGGTCACTGTCACGGACTGGACCGAGGCCCAGCGCGCCCTGCTCGACGAACTCGGCATTCCGCACCTCCACGCCGTCGTCGGCGGTAGCGTCGGCGGCATGAACGTCATCGAGTGGGCCAAACGCCACCCGGACCACGTCGACCGCATCGTTCCCATCGCCGCGGCCGCGCGACTGGACACGCAGTGCCTCTCGCTCGACGCCATCGCCCGCCGGGCCATCACGACCGACCCGAACTGGAACCAGGGCCACTACTACGGCGAGGACGACGAGCCACCAAGCGACGGGCTGGCGTTAGCCCGCCAACTGGGCCATGTGATGTACCTCTCGAAGGCGTCGATGGAGCGCCGCTTCGGCCGCCGCGCCGCCGGCCGGGACGCCGTCCGCACGTTCCCCACCGACGCTGCGGGCGCGTTCTTCCCGTACCGTGACGTGGAGTCGTACCTCGATTACAACGCCGAGAAGTTCACCGAGCGCTTCGACGCCAACAGCTACCTCTACCTGACGCGGGCGATGGACAACTACGACCTCGCCGCCGGATTCGAGTCCGACGCGGACGCGCTGGCGGCCTTCGACGGCGACGCGCTGGTGATGTCTTTCACCGCCGACTGGCACTTCACCACTCAGCAGGCCGAGGCGCTGGCTGATTCGCTCCGGGAAGCCGGCGCGAACGTCGCCCACCATGTCATCGACTCCGACCACGGCCACGACGCCTTCCTCGTCGAACCGGACAACGTCGGGCCGCCGCTCGCGGACTTCCTCGCTGCTGGTGTCGACGGCAACGCCGTCACCGACTCGGTGGTCGAGGACAGTCAGGAGAGCGATTTCGCACCCGTCCACAACAGCCTGTTCTCGCGGTAG
- a CDS encoding 2-dehydropantoate 2-reductase, protein MDIVVVGAGSLGSLVGGLLAREHDVTLVGREPHVGTISEDGLSVVGAEEFRVHPNAQTTVPQGADLALVTVKAHDTAAVAADLADCTLDACLSLQNGMGNEAELAAEVDCPVLAGTCSYGARLREPGTVAFTGRGEVVLGDRDGGRSTVADEVGSAVGAAGIETTVAADMPARLWEKLAVNAGINAVTALARVENGALADSPADAIAADAARETAAVAREQDIDLSDERAVSLVERVVDDTAANHSSMYQDISDGRQTEIDAINGYIVATATAPVPVNETLAGLVRTWERHRER, encoded by the coding sequence ATGGATATCGTCGTCGTCGGGGCAGGGAGCCTCGGCAGCCTCGTCGGTGGCCTGCTCGCCCGCGAACACGACGTGACGCTGGTGGGCCGTGAGCCACACGTGGGCACCATCTCCGAGGACGGACTCTCGGTCGTCGGAGCCGAAGAGTTTCGGGTCCACCCGAACGCACAGACGACAGTCCCACAGGGTGCCGACCTCGCGCTGGTGACGGTCAAGGCCCACGACACCGCCGCCGTTGCAGCGGACCTCGCGGACTGCACCCTTGACGCTTGCCTCTCGCTGCAAAACGGGATGGGCAACGAAGCGGAGTTAGCTGCCGAGGTTGACTGCCCGGTGCTGGCAGGGACGTGTTCCTACGGGGCACGACTTCGAGAGCCGGGCACCGTCGCGTTCACCGGCCGCGGCGAGGTTGTGCTGGGGGACCGCGACGGCGGCCGGTCCACAGTCGCTGACGAGGTCGGGTCAGCGGTCGGTGCGGCCGGCATCGAGACGACCGTCGCGGCGGATATGCCGGCCCGCCTCTGGGAGAAACTCGCGGTCAACGCCGGCATCAACGCGGTGACGGCCCTCGCCCGCGTGGAGAACGGCGCACTGGCCGATTCGCCGGCCGACGCCATCGCCGCAGACGCCGCCCGTGAGACGGCCGCCGTCGCCCGCGAACAGGACATCGACCTCTCCGACGAGCGTGCAGTATCGCTCGTCGAACGTGTCGTCGACGACACCGCCGCCAACCACTCGTCGATGTACCAGGACATCTCGGACGGCCGCCAAACGGAAATCGACGCCATCAACGGCTACATCGTGGCGACTGCGACGGCACCAGTCCCGGTCAACGAGACGCTTGCCGGGCTCGTCCGTACGTGGGAGCGACACCGCGAGCGGTAG